The following proteins are encoded in a genomic region of Desulfosporosinus youngiae DSM 17734:
- the citX gene encoding citrate lyase holo-[acyl-carrier protein] synthase, which produces MKEYTAGDLLEAREKRAALIESLLKRYNTPLLVMRVNYPGLKKTNDLTVNLIKDMTPVICTLLQNKIWSKSVLQGAEGPIFYAAVNQEAASLKKIAIGLEEDHSLGRCLDIDVYDSLGKSLSRQELGYPSRKCYLCAEDAHHCVRSRRHRESEVIQYIKDTYQNYKKETYSLDIAGLAVQAMLYEVSCSPSPGLVSKESRGAHQDMDYFTFLDSAASLIKPLIHCAKAGFSPKSPEDIFLEIRRIGQVGEQQMLQKTSGVNTCKGMFFLLGICCAAGGKALYSGLNFSSLQGLIKEMTKGLVERELRSRYSGFRIGEQVDVFALTHGERLFLNHKVEGIRGEVERGLPTVFDFSLGFYKENQGLSQNSRLIQTLLAIMQHCEDSTILHRHSFETLKEVQDKAGYILSIGGVKTLQGLKGIEAMNEDFCKRNISPGGSADLLGVTVFLYLLEEYMESKNVSKI; this is translated from the coding sequence ATGAAGGAATATACTGCCGGGGATCTCCTGGAAGCCAGGGAGAAAAGGGCTGCGCTCATTGAAAGCCTTTTGAAACGTTATAATACCCCGCTCTTAGTGATGAGAGTCAATTATCCGGGACTGAAGAAAACCAATGATCTAACGGTTAACCTCATAAAGGACATGACACCGGTAATTTGCACTCTGCTGCAGAATAAGATTTGGAGCAAGAGTGTGCTTCAAGGCGCAGAAGGACCAATTTTCTACGCGGCGGTCAATCAAGAAGCTGCCAGTTTGAAAAAGATAGCCATTGGCCTGGAGGAAGACCATAGTCTGGGACGATGTTTAGATATTGATGTCTATGATTCTTTGGGCAAAAGCTTAAGCCGGCAAGAACTCGGATATCCAAGCCGGAAATGCTATCTGTGTGCTGAGGATGCTCATCATTGTGTAAGGTCAAGACGGCATAGGGAGTCTGAGGTCATTCAATACATTAAGGATACCTATCAGAATTATAAGAAGGAAACCTACTCACTGGATATAGCTGGTCTTGCGGTTCAAGCCATGCTCTACGAGGTCTCCTGCAGTCCGTCTCCCGGGCTGGTATCCAAAGAATCCAGGGGTGCTCATCAAGATATGGATTACTTTACGTTCCTGGATAGTGCCGCTTCTCTGATAAAACCCTTAATACATTGTGCAAAGGCCGGGTTTTCCCCAAAGTCCCCGGAGGATATTTTCCTGGAAATAAGGCGAATCGGACAAGTGGGTGAACAGCAAATGCTTCAAAAAACCTCAGGCGTAAATACCTGTAAGGGAATGTTTTTTTTACTGGGTATTTGCTGTGCCGCCGGAGGAAAAGCACTCTACAGCGGCTTAAACTTCTCGTCCTTACAAGGTCTGATTAAAGAGATGACCAAGGGTTTGGTCGAGAGAGAGCTGAGGTCAAGATACAGCGGGTTCAGAATAGGAGAACAGGTGGATGTTTTCGCGCTGACCCATGGAGAGAGACTGTTCTTAAACCATAAGGTTGAAGGAATACGAGGAGAGGTTGAGAGAGGACTGCCCACGGTGTTCGATTTTTCGCTGGGGTTTTACAAAGAAAATCAAGGGTTAAGCCAAAATTCCAGGTTAATCCAAACCCTTCTCGCTATTATGCAGCATTGCGAGGATTCAACTATTCTGCATCGGCATTCCTTTGAGACATTAAAGGAAGTTCAGGATAAGGCCGGCTATATTCTTTCCATCGGGGGCGTAAAGACTCTTCAAGGGCTGAAAGGGATCGAAGCTATGAACGAGGATTTCTGCAAACGTAATATCAGTCCCGGAGGCAGTGCGGATTTATTAGGGGTAACGGTTTTTCTGTATTTATTAGAAGAATATATGGAAAGTAAGAATGTTTCCAAGATATAG
- the citC gene encoding [citrate (pro-3S)-lyase] ligase encodes MYGAHMEKVNLRNRNEREEVDAFLREFGLVLDQDADYTLVIRDGAWNPSAQGSAIVATCSTAKNVLKCFAVKDELRGEGIASALVSALIDKLFRQGICHFFVFTKPAQVPIFSSLNFKLIHCNGEAALLENGAYHIRQALEEMKRNYGIGDGEKAALVMNCNPFTLGHQFLIEEASKDNAELLVFIVEEDKSLFPFATRLELVSRGAAHLKNVKVLPSGEYMISATTFPSYFLREEGERLKVYADLDSSIFGKYFGKAFNIMKRYVGEEPYCPATKVYNETLKRVLPAYGVELIEIKRKAFGETAISASLVRSLLKKETIPDLSGLLPEVTLEFLKTCQGREIAEKIKRSDSPH; translated from the coding sequence ATGTACGGCGCTCATATGGAAAAGGTAAATCTCAGGAATCGGAACGAAAGGGAAGAGGTAGACGCCTTTCTCCGGGAGTTTGGCTTAGTCCTGGATCAGGATGCGGACTATACGCTCGTCATAAGAGACGGGGCGTGGAATCCGTCGGCGCAAGGTTCTGCTATTGTCGCAACCTGTTCGACGGCAAAAAATGTTCTAAAGTGTTTTGCGGTTAAAGATGAACTGAGGGGGGAGGGAATAGCCTCTGCCTTGGTTTCCGCTTTAATCGATAAACTCTTTCGTCAAGGGATCTGCCATTTTTTTGTATTTACCAAGCCCGCCCAGGTTCCTATCTTTTCATCGTTAAATTTCAAACTGATCCATTGCAATGGGGAAGCCGCACTTTTAGAAAATGGAGCTTATCATATCCGTCAGGCGTTAGAGGAAATGAAAAGGAATTATGGGATTGGGGATGGGGAAAAGGCGGCTTTGGTAATGAACTGTAATCCATTCACCCTCGGCCATCAATTCTTAATTGAAGAAGCTTCTAAAGATAATGCAGAGCTTCTGGTGTTCATTGTTGAGGAGGATAAATCACTCTTTCCCTTTGCAACCAGGCTTGAACTGGTTTCCCGGGGAGCTGCACATTTGAAGAATGTTAAGGTCCTGCCAAGTGGGGAGTATATGATCTCAGCCACTACCTTTCCTTCTTACTTTCTAAGGGAAGAGGGGGAAAGACTAAAGGTTTATGCAGACTTAGATTCCTCCATTTTCGGGAAGTATTTTGGTAAAGCCTTTAACATCATGAAGAGATATGTGGGAGAGGAACCCTATTGTCCGGCTACGAAGGTCTATAATGAGACCTTAAAAAGGGTGCTGCCTGCCTATGGGGTTGAACTGATTGAAATTAAGAGAAAGGCTTTTGGTGAGACGGCGATCAGTGCTTCGCTGGTCAGAAGCCTGCTGAAGAAGGAGACGATTCCTGATCTAAGCGGTCTTCTGCCGGAAGTTACCTTAGAATTTTTAAAGACATGCCAGGGAAGGGAGATTGCGGAGAAAATAAAAAGAAGTGATTCTCCGCACTGA
- the citF gene encoding citrate lyase subunit alpha: protein MTSISGREIPDYIQGYGPVKPFQGAFSDVGTKTRTAAKLTSVIPNHEKVLPGLDEALDKLGITDGMTISFHHHLRNGDFILNKVMESLAARGIKDLTVAASSIFPVHAPLVEHMEKGVVTGLVTNYMSGPVAEAVSKGKLKKPAVMQTHGGRARAIESGDLHIDVAFLAAPTADTYGNINGIYGKSACGSLGYAAADAEYADRTIAITDNLVPYPACPIEISQVFIDYVVEVDSIGDPKGIVSGTTKITRDPVALIIAKRAAEVIKASGLVREGMSFQTGAGGTSLAVAAELKTIMRQEGVVGSFASGGITGYLVEMLEEGLFRTLFDVQCFDLKAIQSYRDNPAHQFMSASMYGNPHTKGAVVNHLDIMILGATEIDTDFNVNVTTGSDGVIMGGSGGHSDTAAGSKLAIVVTNLMKARLPIIKDKVMTVTTPGESVDVLVTERGIAVNPQRTDLLERLRRTKLPLMTIKELKGLAETITGIPKAIEPSDEIVAVVEYRDGSVIDVVRKVK from the coding sequence ATGACAAGTATATCAGGCAGAGAAATTCCCGATTATATCCAGGGTTATGGGCCGGTTAAGCCTTTTCAAGGGGCCTTTAGTGATGTGGGGACGAAAACCCGGACCGCAGCAAAGCTGACCAGTGTAATCCCTAATCATGAAAAGGTTCTGCCCGGTCTGGATGAAGCTTTAGATAAACTAGGCATCACCGATGGAATGACGATTTCCTTTCACCATCATTTAAGAAATGGAGATTTTATCTTAAATAAGGTTATGGAAAGCTTGGCCGCAAGAGGGATTAAGGACCTGACTGTTGCGGCTAGCTCGATTTTCCCGGTTCATGCTCCCCTGGTTGAGCATATGGAAAAGGGAGTGGTAACCGGTCTGGTTACAAATTATATGTCCGGTCCTGTAGCGGAAGCTGTATCCAAGGGTAAATTGAAGAAACCGGCGGTCATGCAAACCCATGGCGGACGAGCAAGGGCTATAGAAAGCGGAGATCTGCATATCGATGTCGCCTTTCTGGCGGCACCTACGGCGGATACTTACGGAAATATTAATGGGATTTATGGTAAGTCTGCTTGTGGGTCCTTAGGCTACGCGGCAGCGGATGCGGAGTATGCCGATAGAACCATCGCTATTACGGATAATTTAGTGCCCTACCCCGCCTGCCCTATTGAAATCAGCCAGGTTTTCATAGATTACGTGGTGGAGGTTGACTCTATCGGGGACCCTAAGGGTATTGTTTCAGGGACTACAAAAATCACCAGGGATCCGGTAGCGCTGATTATCGCCAAAAGAGCAGCTGAAGTGATTAAAGCCTCCGGTTTAGTCCGGGAAGGAATGTCCTTTCAGACCGGAGCAGGCGGAACCTCTCTGGCGGTGGCAGCGGAGCTGAAAACGATCATGCGGCAGGAAGGAGTGGTTGGCAGTTTCGCTTCCGGCGGAATTACAGGATATCTTGTAGAAATGCTGGAAGAAGGGCTTTTTAGAACTCTCTTTGATGTCCAATGCTTTGACTTAAAAGCCATACAGTCTTATAGAGACAATCCGGCCCACCAATTCATGTCGGCTTCTATGTACGGCAACCCTCATACTAAAGGAGCAGTCGTTAACCATCTGGATATCATGATTCTGGGAGCGACTGAAATCGACACAGACTTTAATGTAAATGTTACAACAGGCTCGGATGGAGTCATCATGGGCGGCTCCGGCGGGCACAGCGATACAGCCGCAGGGTCTAAGCTGGCAATTGTGGTAACGAATTTAATGAAGGCCAGACTCCCCATCATCAAAGATAAGGTGATGACAGTTACAACCCCGGGAGAAAGTGTTGATGTTTTGGTTACAGAACGGGGAATCGCTGTCAATCCGCAACGAACCGATTTGCTTGAGAGATTAAGAAGGACAAAGCTTCCCCTGATGACGATCAAGGAATTGAAGGGATTGGCCGAAACAATCACCGGGATTCCGAAGGCTATTGAACCCTCTGATGAGATTGTCGCTGTCGTAGAGTATCGGGATGGCAGTGTTATTGATGTTGTGAGGAAGGTGAAGTAG
- a CDS encoding HpcH/HpaI aldolase/citrate lyase family protein, with amino-acid sequence METLRRTMLFMPGNNPGMLQNAGILGADSIILDLEDAVSLTEKDSARILVREGIKAIDYSQVEVVVRVNPLDTEFGPQDVEMIARVKPDTLLIPKANEEGIGLVAQLLDKIEKEEGFTTGSIKIMALIETALGLENVYNIIKASSRVVGVLLGGEDLTADLGIERTKEGQEIFYARNKVATVCRALKVDAIDTPFTDINDYEGLEKDTAKAKGLGLTGKAAINPRQIETIHSVFAPTKAELKQALRILDAMEEAEKEGKGCCSLDGKMIDAPVIQRATCMVGQGIRLGLISDEVVAR; translated from the coding sequence GTGGAAACGTTGAGAAGAACGATGTTATTTATGCCGGGAAATAACCCGGGAATGCTTCAAAATGCAGGGATCCTCGGAGCAGATTCCATCATTTTAGATTTAGAGGATGCAGTAAGTCTGACGGAGAAAGATAGTGCCCGAATATTAGTCCGGGAAGGGATTAAAGCCATCGATTACTCACAGGTGGAAGTGGTGGTTAGAGTAAATCCCTTAGATACGGAATTTGGACCTCAGGATGTGGAGATGATTGCCCGGGTAAAACCGGACACCTTATTGATTCCTAAAGCCAATGAAGAAGGTATTGGCCTGGTGGCCCAACTGCTCGACAAAATAGAAAAAGAAGAAGGATTTACGACCGGGAGCATTAAAATCATGGCGCTGATAGAAACCGCGCTGGGTCTGGAAAATGTTTATAACATCATTAAGGCCTCCAGCCGAGTGGTTGGGGTGCTGCTGGGAGGAGAAGATTTGACGGCGGATCTGGGCATAGAACGCACCAAAGAGGGACAAGAAATCTTTTATGCCCGTAATAAAGTAGCAACCGTGTGCCGGGCTTTAAAGGTGGATGCTATCGATACTCCGTTTACAGACATCAACGATTATGAAGGTCTGGAAAAGGATACGGCTAAAGCAAAGGGTTTGGGTCTAACCGGTAAAGCGGCGATTAATCCAAGACAGATTGAGACGATTCATTCCGTCTTCGCCCCCACAAAAGCCGAGCTAAAACAGGCTTTGAGAATATTGGATGCTATGGAGGAAGCGGAAAAGGAAGGCAAAGGATGCTGCTCCCTGGATGGAAAAATGATCGATGCTCCGGTCATCCAGAGAGCAACCTGCATGGTCGGTCAGGGCATCAGACTGGGACTTATCAGTGACGAGGTAGTAGCAAGATGA
- the citD gene encoding citrate lyase acyl carrier protein, producing MNITKAAKAGTLESNDILIMVRPNEGGKIELELESIVMKQFGDVIEQVILHKVREMGVEGIWIKAQDKGALDYTIAARVETAISRAI from the coding sequence ATAAACATAACGAAAGCGGCTAAAGCGGGGACCCTGGAGTCGAATGATATTTTGATAATGGTTCGGCCTAATGAGGGCGGAAAAATCGAACTCGAACTTGAAAGTATCGTTATGAAGCAATTCGGGGATGTCATCGAGCAAGTGATTTTACATAAGGTGCGGGAAATGGGCGTTGAGGGCATATGGATTAAGGCCCAGGACAAGGGAGCTTTAGATTATACCATAGCCGCCCGGGTCGAAACTGCGATTAGCAGAGCGATTTAA
- a CDS encoding carbonic anhydrase, with product MQRLLDGLIKFRQEDYEKHKTLFSKLKRKQEPHTLFIACSDSRVMPEMITKSLPGELFVVRNVANLVPPYRETHQEYVATTSAIEYAVKALKVENIVVCGHSNCGGCAAIYYSEDILNTLPDTKKWLELAENVKKRVMIHLKDENDKYMKEWLTEQINILEQIKHLLTYPYIKEKYLKKELNIYGFYYMIETGEVFIFNYENGAFELSN from the coding sequence ATGCAGAGATTACTGGATGGGCTGATTAAATTTCGACAAGAGGATTATGAAAAGCATAAAACGCTGTTTAGCAAATTAAAACGAAAACAGGAACCCCATACGTTATTCATTGCCTGCTCCGATTCGCGTGTCATGCCGGAAATGATCACGAAATCCTTACCGGGAGAATTGTTTGTGGTTCGAAATGTCGCCAACCTTGTTCCCCCTTATCGGGAAACCCATCAGGAATATGTAGCGACGACCTCTGCGATTGAGTATGCTGTTAAGGCTCTGAAAGTAGAAAATATTGTTGTCTGCGGCCACTCTAATTGTGGAGGGTGTGCGGCAATTTATTACTCCGAGGATATTCTCAATACGCTGCCAGATACTAAAAAATGGCTTGAATTGGCGGAGAATGTTAAGAAGAGGGTTATGATCCATTTAAAAGACGAAAACGACAAATACATGAAGGAATGGTTAACCGAGCAAATAAACATACTGGAACAAATTAAACATCTCTTAACCTACCCTTATATTAAAGAGAAGTATCTAAAAAAAGAGCTGAATATATATGGCTTCTATTACATGATTGAAACGGGAGAGGTTTTTATTTTTAACTATGAAAATGGAGCCTTTGAATTATCTAACTAA